Sequence from the Camarhynchus parvulus chromosome 1, STF_HiC, whole genome shotgun sequence genome:
CAAACTCTGCACAGGCTGAAACATCCAAACAATGTGACCCACTGCTGTTTTGgctcttttatcttttttagaGCAGCTGACCCAACTTCAGAAATGTGACTCATGGCCCCTCCAGCAAAAGGATCAGGAGCTGTTTCTGGGTTGGTGCAAGAGCCCCACGGGACACAAAGGTGATGAAGATGAGAGGAGCCTGGCTGGGTGTGAccctgggacagctgctggctctgggacaCAGGCACAAATGGAAAAACATGGTAtgtaaaccaaaaaaaaaaacccaaaaaaccaaaccaaaccaaaacaaaaaacaaaaccaaactgaaacaaacaaacaaaaaaccccccaaaaccccccaaaaaacaattaaaaaaaccctccaaaacccacaaaaaaaaaacccaaacaaacaaaaaaacccaaaaaaccccaacaaaccaaaagaCTGTAATTGTTATTCTCTTCCCTCTGAGACAGATACATAAATCTGCTCCTTCTCTGGCCCTGGTGGGTCTAAACCTGGTTTGTAGGATGctgaaaatggggagggggcttgAAGCATCAGCttcatttcttcttgttctgctgcttttcacctgggagaagagaccaagcCCCATCTCGCCACaccttcctgctccttctctggcCCTGGTGGGTCTAAACCTGGTTTGTCGGATGCTGAAAATGGAGAGGGGGCTTGAAGGACCAGCCTGGCTAACCTGGTGTCAGTGGACAGGCTTGTGTGGGTTTCTGAGGACACACTGGCCTGGAGGGCAGATTCACGTTAAGCCCAAGTGTGAATCTGCCAGCAGAACATCTCCTGGGGGTGACAGGAGGAGAAATGCAGGTGTGCCCTCAAACAGCAGCTTCCCTTTAGAGCTGACCTGGCTTTAAATCCCCGCAGGGACTTGGCAGCGGAGCACTGAGAGGAGCCAGAGATTATTTTTATGGATGTGCTGCTCCTTCTTGTTCCTTTCAGATGGATTCCAGAAAGTTCAGGCTGTTTGTCTGCCTGGtggggctcagcagtgccagcctctGGCTTTTCCACACCTGGACCGAGTTCTGCCTGTTctgtgagagcagccaggggtACCTGCTCCCCACGGAGACTTTCAGGAGGATGGAAGGGAacttctcccagctcccagatgTTGACTGCCACAAGAACCCTCCTTTCCTTGTCCTGCTGGTGGCATGctcatcccagcagctggatgCCAGGATGGCcatcaggcacagctggggcagggagaggacgGTGGCTGGGAAGCGCCTGGTGACCTTGTTCctgctggggagccctggggatCCCAGCCAGcaggctggcctggctgctgagggcCAGACATACAGAGACATCATCCAGAAGAACTTTACAGACACCTATTACAACCTGACCCTGAAGACCATGATGGGAATGGAGTGGATCCACAGGTTTTGTTCCCAGGCCAGCTTCGCCATGAAAACCGACACGGACGTGTTTGTCAACGTGTTTTACCTCACCGAGCTGCtcctgaggaaaaggaagagcacTGGGCTCTTCACAGGCTTTTTAAAACTGCACGAGTACCCCATCAGGACAAGAAGGAGTAAGTGGTATGTGAGTAGGGAAGAGTATCCAGGAGCAACCTACCCCCCGTTTTGTTCCGGGACTGGATATGTTTTATCCAGCGACGTAGCCAGCCAGATCTATAACATTTCTGAGAGCGTTCCCTTCATTAAACTGGAGGATGTGTTCATAGGGCTGTGCCTggacaaattaaaaattcagctgGAGGAGCTTCACTCGGAGCAGACATTCTTCCCAGAAAGGATCAGGTTCTCTGTTCCTCGCTTCAGGAAAATCGTGACGTGCCATGGGATAAAAccagctgagcagctgagctACTGGAACCTCTTGGTGGCAGCCACTCAAGGAGGAGTGCTCTAGCACGTGCCCTGCCTCACTGAACAGACTGAAATTCTCTGCTTTTACAGGGCTGCTCCCCACTCCAGCAAAATCCCAATTAACTCAAGCTCTGCCATGTTAAAGGCTTTAGAAATGGTTATTTCTTAAGTATGGTTTTGATCACAGGATCAGAGAATGGTTaattggaaaagatctccaagatcattgagtcaaACCTTTGACTAAACACCACCTGGTCAGCTaaaccagagcactgagtgccacaccCAGTCATTCCTtgagcacctccctgggcagctccttccagTGCCCGATGATTTCCCAATCCAgtcattcctttccttcctttccttttcttttcaaatccTTTTTGGCAATGATTTCCCACATCCAGTCATTCCTtgagcacctccctgggcagccccttccagtgctcaaccaccctttctgtgaaaaaattccCTATTTCTGCCCAAGAACCTGCAAACCTCCTTCTCTCCATTCACTCCCACCTCTGTGCATCCCAAGTTACaattttttattcctgaaacATCCAGGCCTGCTAACCCACCCTCCAAATCTTGCTGCCAGAGGCCtggaaacatttctgctgtgccaaacaaaaaaaaaagtcaaagcaCTTTTGTTCAGGGAATAAAATCTGCACCATCTCCTTGATGAATTACTGCACCCATCTGTGCAGGCATTTAAGGATGACATTTGTAGCTGTCAGGATGCTCCCTCCTGGCAtagggagctgcagccctgcccttgcagccagctctgagcgGGCTGAGCTGCATCCTGGCACAGATCCCTCCTTCAGTCTGcaccaattttattttattttttgcagagATGGTAGAATTTGCCCATGCAATGCTCTCAGGACAACCTTGGGCAGTGCAGGTCACCTGGTGGAGGTGtagaagctgctgcagctgtttccTTGTCTGTGTGCTTCCTGCTGAAAATAATCCAGTGATGGAGCCAGTGCAGGGTGTCTGCTCTTCCTATTAAAATAGACCCTGGAGACATCTTTTATATTTGTGTCTCACTTTGATtgcctgagagctgctgtgaatGGCTTGCCAAGGCTAAACTAGAGTCACTTACAGTgatttagactttttttttttttcccaaagagaaaCTGGGTGTGTGAGGGAGGAGACAggaggatttttctcttttgataaCAAGACCTAGTGGAAAATGTGCTCAAGTAATCACTCAGGCTGGGAGCCCTATTTCTTATTTCATTCCCAGGCAAAGACTCATGAAATCTCTGGGATGATTATAAGTTTCAGAGATAAGGAGAAGGGTCTTTACAGCAGATGCTGAAAAAtccctcagggctctgaggagggagaaaggagCTGAGAAATCCTCCCTTATGCAATGGTCCTGTTTGATTTTCCTGCAGGCACAGTTAGAGCTGATAACACAGGTCAGTGTTATCAGCATGGAATGCCTGTAATGTCTGTGGGAAGGGTTTTTTCTAAAAAGCAGTGAAAGTGGAGCTGTTTCCAAGGGGAGCTGAGGGGATCCAACATCCAGcatggaagaaaggaaggaaaaccttttattattttggggttatttatttttattgtttcttttcatcGAAAAGAAtgattcttccttttctttctttctttcttttctcctttcctttcctttcctttcctttcctttcctttcctttcctttcctttcctttcctttcctttcctttcctttcctttcctttcctttcctttcctttcctttcctttcctttcctttcctttcctttcctttcctttcctttcctttcctttcctttcctttcctttctttcctttccttgaaatttcctttccttgaaatttcctttccttgaaatttcctttcctttccttgaaatttcctttcctttccttgaaatttcctttcttttccttttccttttccttttccttttccttttccttttccttttcctttcctttcctttcctttcctttccgtTCCTTATACTCCTTGGCAAGGATTTTCCAAGTATCTCATTTTACTTGCCTGCGTCTGAAGATCAGggtaaatattttcagcaaGAAGATCCTGAGAAGTGTTTAATAATTgtcatattatttattttcctctggtGTAACCCAAGATCATGTACGTATTTTTGACCACTGatgatgaaagaaacaatgtttatttgtttgtcaGAAGAATggtctttttcattttaagcttctttaataaaattttaatatttcatttaaagaattaaaatatctaAATAGCTGAATTTTGCTTAAAATTCAGCTATTTTTGAATACTTTTGCTGCCTTCAGAAGGCACGATGGGTCAGACTGATAAAGCCAAGCCAACATCCTTTTAATCACTATTCTTTCCATGTaatatgcagaaatattttgtgccATTCATTGCTGTTGTTCCCAAGGTGCAAGCTGGTTATTCCTTTAATTTATGGAAAAATGGTGAGCAGAAAGGAATTTACCCTGGTCATTGCTAGCTCCTTGTCTGGaggggcagagctctgtgagctGGGACAGCATCATCAGCCTGATGCTCTCTTCTTGTTCTCACAGGTAGCAATACagtcataaaaataatattataaaaatgaaataatccTGCAGTGTCAATTGCAGGTCTCTCTCCCACCTCTGTGCCTGGTGCCAGCAGTTTGTGGCTTTGCATCAGCATAAAAAAAGTCACCCTTGAAGGTGGCTTGACCTCTTGGCTGGGGCTTTTATTTGAACCCAGGAATATTCTAAATTACTTGAATCCAGCTGCTGACTGTTCTTCTGCAGACTCAACCTctgcatttttggggttaaactccagtggaagatgtccctgtctGTGGCAAAGGGGTGGGAATGGATGTTCTTTAAGGCTCCCTGcaacccaaccccaaccccaaacccaaacccaacctcaatcccaaccccaaccccaaccccaaccattctgtggCTCCATGAACCCATCTCTGCTGGATTGGGAACCAGGACCTGACACAAGGTGCTGAAACCATCCTGGCAGCGTTTCCAGGGAGATGGAATTGTCATTTCCAGTGAcctgtgcaggatgtctctgtcGCTGCCTTCAGGATGCTTTGTCCCCACATCAGTCTCCAAAGTATTTAATTTGTCCCTGCTGAAgctctgctgaggagcagaTGAGTTCGGGTTGAAATGTCAGGGATTCAgattttcagggatatttttgcTCCTCTCCTCTTTGCAGAGTGGTTTCCCAAGTGAAAGCTTTCAGTTGCTGCACAGAATTTTCCTCAGtgtaattattttccttgtgcAAATGAGAAACTGATCCTGTAattcacaggatcacagaattgtttaggttgggaAAAAACCTGCAAGTTCCCTGAGTCCAACCATTAGCCCCAAAAGgtgtccctaagcaccacatgTACACATTTTTTAACACTTTCAGGGACAGTGGTTCCATCACTTCCTTGGgctgcctgttcctgtgctttaccaccctttctgtgaagaaatttttcataaattcaatctaaacctcccctggtgcaactcgaagccatttcttcttgtcctgctgcttttcacttGGGAGAAGGGACCAGGTCCCATCCCACCAcaccctcctgccagggagTTCTGGAGTGCAGTGAaatccccctgagcctccttttctccagaataaacccttcccctgctccctaGGCTGCTTTGAATAAGAATATATTAATTGAGTAATTAATTACTTAAAACATAAACTTACCCTGctggaaaatgtgatttaacAAAAAGCAGATGATTGCATGTAAGGCAAATCCATTTGTTTAAACAAAGCCACTGTGCTAGTGAGTTTAGATGTATCagctaaattaaattaaacttttgCAGGTGAGGCCTCagataatgaattttaaaacaatcaAAACAGTATTAGTGGCCTTTTGCAAAATTAGGTTCATTTTCCTATGAAAGGCCATCACAAAACAATCAGAAATGTAAGTAGAACTGCAAACACAATACTGCAGTGTACATatacttgttttttaaattttgtataGGCTGATAAAATAATTCAGGCAATCTGGGGGCAGTTTGTCTGCAGAAGTTGAGCACTACCCCAATGTTTTTATGCATTCTGGGTTAGAAGTTCattaaatgtttattattttttaaatgaatagcTTTGAAAATGTCATCTGAAAGTTACCCCACTGCTTCTAAGTTGGGAGGAATACAGAaatcagcagagctggcagtgtcTTAGAGTTGGTTGCATTTCAGCACACTCTATTTCTTCCAAGATCAGTTTTTGGATGCataaaaattaatactttttttccccccacaaccCTAATTCATCAACTAACACATTCTTAGTTTAAATTAGGATTTTCAAATCTGTGCACAAAGGATTTGGTCTCGCAGCTCCTCTGACTCAGACTTATTGAGGAGGCACAACCCTCCCAGGCacttctgaaaatacagaagtggATTTTTGCAATGGAATTTTTGCCTTATTTCAGAAtggaaggggagaaaagggctCCTGGCGTGTGCTGGATGTgacagggatgctgctcctcctggatgTGTGCAGGTGACAATGCAATGTTCCTTTCAAGGGTGTGACAATGTATTATTTGCATAGAACATAAGAGTGTTGAGCCAACAGTTCCATGTTTGATATTTTATTAGTAAAGAATTTTGCTACCAcagttttgtgtgtgttctcTTGTCTTTTTGGTTGTGAATGTATCAATGTTTTGATGTGTCAGGGGgctgtttccttttccagttAAAACCAGTAGAATCtgagaatcatttaggttggaagtGACATTGAAGGTCATGGAGTCCAActttaacccagcactgctgagtcCAGcagtccccatgtccccaagtgccacatctgcacagctctcaaatccccccagggatgggcactgcaaagctccctgggcagcccctgccaaggcctgagctccctttccatgggcaaattgctgctgctgtcccagctgagcctgccctggcccagcctgaggccgttccctctgctcctgtccctgtgccctgggagcagagcccgaccccccggctgtgccctcctggcagggacttgtgcagagccacaagggcccctgagcctcctttgctccagcctcagccccttcccagctccctcagcccctcctggggctccagccccttcccagctccgttccctgccctggacacgctccagcccctccagggctctcctgcaggagccacGATGCCTCAgggtttatattttttatattctgcatatataaaatacttatattcttttctatttttcagattctatgctgctttagtgtgtgggtctgggcttcatattatgggatggtgagctctgtgcacagagcagggagacaaaacaattcctgctccagctgggcaccaaggacaaatgatccaaatctcagcccaggaggacaaacaccgtgggctgcagagagaaaaacaagcagggtgggactgcctgggctaaagctggaatgggacaatgaactgcaaggtgcaaatggagcagaactgatcccagggacagaccccgtgcccggccgtgcattttggggccattttgagttcatcttgggtgcagccctggctgggctctggtgctgcccaaggtgcatccatggaggagatgctttgaataaatccctgctttattctttagctctctctttctccagcctctgctctggggcagcctgcacaaggcaccAGCCAGAactgcacccagccctggagggaccccagcacagagggacaatccctgccctgctcctgctgcacacacaattcctcacccagcccagctgccaggggcctcttgcccacctgggcacccctgggctcGTGTCCAGCCCCTgtcagcagcacccccagggccttttccagcccctctgcccagcctggagctccctggggttgatgtgacccaagggcaggactgGGACTTGGTCTTGTTAAATCTGAATTCGAAAACTGTTGAATTTTCTCCCCTTCtcaaaaattacttaaaaaatagTGAGagaattgaaagaaaaagataaatttaaCCACAGCTGATACCTTTGGGAAGAACAAGAGCCAAACTGAAGTGATTTCTGCTCCACTGTGTGCCTGAGGATGGCTGCCAGGGCCCTTCTGGGACCTGGAAGTACAGGGCTATTCTCTTATCActtaaaagagaaatgtgaaataaCTGAAGACTGTCAGATTGATTTTCAAACACAAGCAGttatgaacaaaaaaaaccaaaaaaccacaaagagaAAAGTCCTCCCTTACTGcctttatcttttattttatcttgCTTACATTTCAGATGTATTTTGcttgaagtttttttttattggacTTCAATTCATTAGTTCATGACGGCAATATATTCCCAGGAATATCTGTAAATATTGTCACAGGACTTAGACATATGCAGCACATAGGAGATCCAacctgaaaaagcagaattgaATTTGCACATGTTCTGGCTGAGCAAACAGAGactttttttcaaagctttgtAATACAGTAGATTTGAGGCTGTTCTTCTAAAGAGTTCACTTAAGTACATTTTCACCGAAAAATGTAATTGGATGATTTTAATGGTTGAGAAATAATGTTTCACATATTCAAAGATGCAttatttttgcaggaaaaaaagaaataaatccatGTTCTTTCTTAAAATCTGCCCAAGTGAACCGTGTACACAACATTCCTTGCATTCAGCTACTGACCCAACCTGACCTTGTTTAATTTATGACTTTgggtgcagggacagagccctgcaatcaccttcctgctcctcaggaATCCCAGCTCCATTTCCAGCTACACAATTCCACTCCACAAACTCCCATGCATGGAATGCCATAAATTAGTAATGTGCTGTGATTTGCACCTCCAGCTCGTGGGTCTGCCAGGCAGCTCTAATCCCTTCgtgtttaatttaattattcCTGCTGAAACAGCAGTTTTAAGTAAATGTTTGACTCGGGTACACAAAGGGACCTGCAGCTTTTacaccctgagctgctgctcatcGAGGTGCAGAGGGGGAatgagagagcagagagagctgagctgggagcaggactggAGTGGGAGCgatgctgctggctgctgacagGGTGAGGAGGGTGGAACAGCTCAgggtgaggggctgtgaggcactgtcttggtttggaaagccaggagtctgctaaggaaggcaggagcctcccctgaaacggaaaatgtaaaccccctccctccctccaaattgctataaattttaaattaaggggctctcaggcaaaaatacGGGAGCAGGAATagcagttctttaatagggaagaaaataaaaggataaaataaacaatgcagtaaactaaaacaacactgtcAGAGTCAGAaccaacctgacaccctgtgggtcagggtgctggcagcagtcccattggaattgtggctcagccctcctgcagtgtcaggggtggctctgctggagcagggatcctggagaaaggtgcactctctgcctctgaagatccagtgggagaggcagctgctgttcctctgggaaatccagtgcagaagctgtgctggtgttccagaatctccagattatatccaggcaggaatgcttggctcctccctctgggctcacatctcccaatgggatgctgtacTTCTTATCAGCgatgcagtgacattcaatggctgttatcagcagatgtcccctcctgagggaggagagataaggaaaactgcccaatgaacagaagacaactgcagTGTttgaggtccccaggacaaggtgagagatgagaagaATTTGgctccatgttcttagaaggctgatttactattatattatattatattatattttattatattatattatagtatagtatagtatagtatagtatagtatatgggattatatgaaattatattatattatatgaaattacatactaaaactatactaaagaaagagaaaggagacatcagaaggctaaacaagaatgaataataaaaacccatgactgaccagagtcccgacacagctggctgtgattggtcattaagttaaaacaattcacat
This genomic interval carries:
- the B3GALT5 gene encoding beta-1,3-galactosyltransferase 5; the encoded protein is MKMRGAWLGVTLGQLLALGHRHKWKNMMDSRKFRLFVCLVGLSSASLWLFHTWTEFCLFCESSQGYLLPTETFRRMEGNFSQLPDVDCHKNPPFLVLLVACSSQQLDARMAIRHSWGRERTVAGKRLVTLFLLGSPGDPSQQAGLAAEGQTYRDIIQKNFTDTYYNLTLKTMMGMEWIHRFCSQASFAMKTDTDVFVNVFYLTELLLRKRKSTGLFTGFLKLHEYPIRTRRSKWYVSREEYPGATYPPFCSGTGYVLSSDVASQIYNISESVPFIKLEDVFIGLCLDKLKIQLEELHSEQTFFPERIRFSVPRFRKIVTCHGIKPAEQLSYWNLLVAATQGGVL